Genomic DNA from Bacteroides zhangwenhongii:
ATCCCACATGAATCATCATTGTCGCATCACCACCATCATCCACAATCACATTCGGACCTTTGCCACCAGCAAAGCTCAAAGCCTGCAATGTACACCACCAGTAATCAGCCAAGGTCTCGCCTTTCCAAGCAAATACGGGCACACCTGAAGCTGCAATGGCAGCAGCAGCATGATCTTGCGTCGAGTATATATTACAAGAACACCAACGTACTTCAGCCCCTAAAGCCACCAATGTTTCAATCAACACGGCTGTCTGAATAGTCATGTGTAACGATCCCATAATACGGGCGCCTTTCAACGGTTTGGATTCTCCATACTTTTCGCGAAGAGCCATCAGGCCGGGCATTTCTTTTTCTGCCAAATCGATTTCCTTGCGTCCGAAGTCAGCAAGCGTAATATCTGCCACTTTATAAGGCAGAGTAGAGAATAATTCTGTAGACATATTGTAAATCATTTAATATATTATTATTTCTTAGCAACCGGTGCACTCAGCATTTCCTTATATTTCACCGGATCATTCAATATCTTCACCGCTTCTTTCAAGCCGTCGTCGTCTTTCAGCTGCTGGATAATATTACCACGCTGATAGTAATAACGCTTAATAATTTCCGAAGCGATCATCTTCTTTATATCACCGGAAAAGTAATCCAAATCACGGTCAAGATCGTGATTCAACTTCTTCTCAAGCGCCTTGAACTCTTCCGAAGCATCCGCCATATATCCTTCAAACTCGGCTGCCTCTTTCAAGGTTTTCAGAATCTTTTCGCTTTGCTGGTCATACTTGAAATCAGCTTTCTTCACCAATGCCTTAAAGTCATTATAATCAGCGTCGGTTACTTCAAACTTCTCCGGAGCAACAATGGTAGGATGCTTTAAACAATATTGGGTAGCATAATCGAAAATTAAATTATCACGTACCAGATAGAACAAAATATTCGGCAACTTCTCTTGCTTGATAACAATATCCGGCATTACACCACCCCCGTCGCGGACCTCACGCCCTGCAGCGGTATGAAACACCTTAGTCAAACTATCCGGAATGGTTCCAACACTTCCATCTTCATTACGATGCTTGTAGTCAATAGCCTGCACACAACGTCCGCTTGGAATATAGTATTTGGAAGTGGTCACTTTCATTGTTCCCCCATAAGGCAAAGAACGCGGAACCTGAACCAATCCCTTTCCAAAAGTACGGTTACCGACAACAACCGCGCGATCGAGGTCCTGTAAGGAACCCGATAAAATCTCAGAAGCAGAAGCAGTTCCGCTATTTACCAGAACCGCTACCGGAATATCCAAATCCAATGGTTCACGTAATGTTTTATAAGTATTGCTGGCTTGTTTGATTTTTCCCTTAGTCGTTACAATCACCTTTCCACGCGGCAAGAAATAATTTGCTATCTCTACAGCCTCGTCCAACAAGCCACCCCCATTCCCACGAAGATCGATAACCAACGAGGAAGCTCCTTGCTTCTTCAAATCCAAGAATGCTTTCTTGAACTCCTTCGAAGGATTGCCGGAAAAAGTACTCAGATTAATATATCCGATATGATTATCAAGCACTGCAGCGTATGGAATGGCCGGATTCTGAATAGATTCACGTACAATGGTGAACTCCATCGGTGTACGTCCCCCCTTTACATTCGGGCGTTCCACTTTCAACTTAAAACTAGTTCCCGCCTGTCCGCGTAACATCTGGCTGACTTCTGCATTGTTCTTGCCTGCAAGGTCTTTTCCATCAATTTCCATCAAAATATCTCCGGCTTTTAATCCAGCCTTAGCCGCCGGTGTGCCCTCGAAAGGTTCGGAAATCATAGAGCGTTTCAATTTCGTATTATAAGTAATGTAAGAACCGATACCACCGAAAGATCCTTTTATCATCTGCTCCAACTCACTCTGGTCTTCCTCCGGAAAATACTCCGTATAAGGGTCCAACGTGAAAAGCATATTATCGATCCCCTCTCTGATCGTCTTATTCGGATCAATCGTATCGACATAGAACATATCCAATTCTTTCACAATCGCATTAAATATATCCAGGTTCTTGGCGATCTGGAAATTGCGGTCGTCACCACTCTTGAAACTAAAGAAAGCTACGATAGCCGTAACCGCTACCGCAACAACAGCTATCCGCCCATTCAGCAATTTTTTCATACCTCTTTTCATATAAATGAATCGTAAAAGTAACTCAATACTTGGTTATTCAGCCAGAATCCTGTTAATATTTAACTTAATTTCATCCCAGCGTTCTCCTGATATTGTCGTACCGATTGTCTGGATAACATTTCCCGATAGAATAGAACCTATTTTAGCACACTTCTCCAATGAATATCCACACGTCAGACCATATAGAAAACCTGCAGCAAAATAATCACCGGCTCCGGTCGTATCCATCACTTTCTTTACCGGAATAGCGGAGACTTTAATTTCTTCTGTCCCTTTGCGAATATAAGAACCATTTGCCCCCACTTTTACGATGGCAATACTGCATTTCTTCGCAATGATTTCCAAAGCCTCCTCCGGTTCCTTACCCGTAAACGCTTTCGCCTCTTCCTCATTTGCAAAGACAATATCTACATACTTATTTATTAATAAGGAGAAAAAGTCCATATCACCGGCAACTATATTATAACTTGCCATATCAAGACAGATTTGCAAACCCGCCTCTTTCGCCAACTCAATGGCATGAAGAATCATTTCATGGTCCTGCACCAGGTATCCCTCTATAAACAAGTATGCATATCCTTTAAACATATCGAGAGATAACTCTTCAGCTTTCAATGAAGCGGCAGCTCCCAAATAAGTCCCGAAGGTACGTTCTCCATCCGGTGAAATAAAAGTGGATGCAACACCGGAAGGCAACTGTTCAGACACCAATACTTTATCCTCAATATTGTTTTTCCGAAGATTTTCACGAAAAAAATCTCCATAATGATCATTTCCTACTTTTCCGATAAAACCAGTTCCAGCTCCCAGACAAGCCAGTCCAAGTATAGTATTTCCTGCCGATCCGCCTGTTGCCAGATGCGTTTTCATCTGCGAGAATTTTGCGTTAATCTGCTGTAGCTTAGCATCATCAATAAGTTGCATGCTTCCTTTGGGCAGCCCCATTTCATCCAAAAGCGTATCATCCTTTAGGGTTGCAAGTACGTCGACTAGGGCGTTGCCCAATCCTATTATTTTATCCATTTCTAATATTTTTTTTGCAAAGATATTGCATATTTCAAAAAAACCTAGTACTTTTGCATCGCAATTGAGAAAAACATTCTTCCTTAGCTCAGTCGGTTAGAGCATCTGACTGTTAATCAGAGGGTCCTTGGTTCAAGTCCAAGAGGAAGAGCAAAGTTGAAAATCTTGATCGCAAACATTCTTCCTTAGCTCAGTCGGTTAGAGCATCTGACTGTTAATCAGAGGGTCCTTGGTTCAAGTCCAAGAGGAAGAGCAAAAAAGAAGCCGCCTGAATGGGTGGCTTTCTTATTTAATATCATTAATAGAACTTTCTTTTAAAGAGAGTTACGTATAATCACTTTCGTCGGGTTACGCTTATATATTACATTTTTATTCAAAATAACAGAAGCCGCAGCCTTCCCCATCATCTCAAAATCTGTAGAAATGACAGTAATGCCTCCT
This window encodes:
- a CDS encoding S41 family peptidase, producing MKKLLNGRIAVVAVAVTAIVAFFSFKSGDDRNFQIAKNLDIFNAIVKELDMFYVDTIDPNKTIREGIDNMLFTLDPYTEYFPEEDQSELEQMIKGSFGGIGSYITYNTKLKRSMISEPFEGTPAAKAGLKAGDILMEIDGKDLAGKNNAEVSQMLRGQAGTSFKLKVERPNVKGGRTPMEFTIVRESIQNPAIPYAAVLDNHIGYINLSTFSGNPSKEFKKAFLDLKKQGASSLVIDLRGNGGGLLDEAVEIANYFLPRGKVIVTTKGKIKQASNTYKTLREPLDLDIPVAVLVNSGTASASEILSGSLQDLDRAVVVGNRTFGKGLVQVPRSLPYGGTMKVTTSKYYIPSGRCVQAIDYKHRNEDGSVGTIPDSLTKVFHTAAGREVRDGGGVMPDIVIKQEKLPNILFYLVRDNLIFDYATQYCLKHPTIVAPEKFEVTDADYNDFKALVKKADFKYDQQSEKILKTLKEAAEFEGYMADASEEFKALEKKLNHDLDRDLDYFSGDIKKMIASEIIKRYYYQRGNIIQQLKDDDGLKEAVKILNDPVKYKEMLSAPVAKK
- a CDS encoding adenosine kinase, which produces MDKIIGLGNALVDVLATLKDDTLLDEMGLPKGSMQLIDDAKLQQINAKFSQMKTHLATGGSAGNTILGLACLGAGTGFIGKVGNDHYGDFFRENLRKNNIEDKVLVSEQLPSGVASTFISPDGERTFGTYLGAAASLKAEELSLDMFKGYAYLFIEGYLVQDHEMILHAIELAKEAGLQICLDMASYNIVAGDMDFFSLLINKYVDIVFANEEEAKAFTGKEPEEALEIIAKKCSIAIVKVGANGSYIRKGTEEIKVSAIPVKKVMDTTGAGDYFAAGFLYGLTCGYSLEKCAKIGSILSGNVIQTIGTTISGERWDEIKLNINRILAE